GGCTCCGCCGGAACGCTGACGGCGAAGGAATGGTCACGGACGTAGACGGCGACGGTCTCAGGAGGCCCCCCGTCGGATTTGGAAGCGTCGTGCTCGAGGTCCCGCCGTCGGAGTCCGACGATTGCCTCGGCATCGAGACCCGCGTCCAGCAGCGTTTCGACCGCGTCGTACTGTCGGGCGACTCGAGCTTTGTCGTCGAGTTCCGCACGGACTGCGTCGACGTCGCCGTCGGCGTCCGGAAACGCGTCGGCGAAGGAGAGCCCCTCGTTCACGCCGCGATTGATCTCCGCCTCGTGCATATGCTCGTGGAGCGTGATGCGAGCGTTCTCGACGGCGGGTAGGGACTCGACCTCGTCACAGGCGTCGACGGCCATCATCCAAGCGAAGGCCGGCGAGCACCACGCCGTCGGGAGCGTGAGGTCGACGCCGACGCGGCCGCCGTCGATCTCGATCCGATCGACGTAGTCGAGTTCGACGATCGAGCGATCGAGTTCCGGATCGGTGACTCGGTCCAATCGGTCACGGACGGCCGCCCGCGTGGGAGCGGAGCCGTCGGAAGGCAGCGTACTCATCAGTCGTCCGCCGGCGCGGGTTCCCCGCTGGCGTAGTGGTCCTCGAGGTCGAACTGTTGGCTGATCTCGTCGTTCTGGAAGGCCTGTCTCTTTTCCTCGATATCGATGTCGTAGAGGTCAGCGATGTTCTCTCCCATGACCTTCTGTTTCGTCTCGAGGTCCCACTCGACGCCGTACTCCATGCGGTCGTCCTGTGTAAGTTCGGCCTCGAGGACTTCCTCGACGAGCCAGTCGGGGTTCCAGATGGCGTAGTCCGAACCGAAGATGACCCGGTCCTCGCCGAGCCACCAGAGGAGTTCGGACATGATCTCTGAGAACTTTCCTGGCCGGTTCTGAGCGAACGGCGCGGCGACCGCGAGCCCGCCGTAGACGTTGTTCTCCTGGGCGGCGATCCAGCAGAAGTCGTCGAGGCGAGGGAGCCCGACGTGCTCAACGACGAAGTTGAGTTCCGGGAACGATGAGGCCGCGTCGTCGACGTCCGCCACATCGAAGGCGTCGCGGTTCAGTGGGCGGATCGTTGGCCCCTTATGTGCGTGAATGTTCTCGATGCCGAGTTCGGAGCACTTCTCGAGGAACTCGAAGGCCTCCTCGTCGTCGAGTCGCCAACCCTTCGAGTCGCCGCGCCACTCCGCGGTGTAGAGTTTGACGCCGGGAATCTCGTATTTCTCGTGGAGTTCCTCGAGGTACTCGAGACCCGGGTCCGCGTCACGCGGATCGAACGAGCCGTTGAGCACAAACCGTTCTGGGTACTCGGTCGCGAGTTCGGCGTTTTGCTCGGTCGTGTTGAATCCCTCTTCGTAAAAGTCGGTGAGATAGGTGGGCTGGAAGATTCCCATGTCGACAGCAGCATTCGAAAACAGGTCTTCAACCATCCGTTCGGCACCGTACTGCCGGTATTCGGACATGTCCCATTGGCGCTCCTCGGGCGTAAACGTCGTGTGATAGTCGTAGAAGCACTGGATGAACTCCTCCCCGCCCTCATGTTTGATATTTTCCTCCGTGGCGTCCCACAGGTGCACGTGGCCGTCGATGACGAAGATTTCCTCTCCGTTATGCTGATACATCGCACAGTGTATATCGATACCACACCACATTACTCTTTTTCAGACATATCTGAATTCTACCTCTCGCATCATCTTCTCCGGTCAAAATTAGTGGTTCTTCGAACTAGTATCAAGAAATAAATATTCACGGTCGGCGATACGCGAGGGGAATGTTATCACGAATGGCGGTGAACTGTGACTCAGTACCATGCAAGCAGCTAGACTCCACGAGTACACCGAGGAAATGAGCGACGCACTCTCGATCGACGACGTCGACCGGCCGGCCCTCGAGCGGTCCGATCAGGTACTGGTCGAGGTCGAGGGGGCAGGATGGTGTCAGACTGACAACCACATCATCGAGGGGATGTGGGCCGACTATGCGCCACAGGACCTGCCGATGACGCTGGGCCATGAGAACGCCGGGATCGTTGCCGAGACCGGCGAGGAGGTGACGCTGGTCGAGGAGGGCGATCCGGTGATCTGCCATCCCGTCCAGACCTGTGGCATCTGTCGGCCCTGCAGACTCGGCGAGGACATGTACTGTGAGAACAGCGCGTTCAACGGCCTCACCATCGACGGCGGCTTCGCGGAGTACCTCCAGACCAACGAGCGCGCGGTGATCCCGTTGCCCGATGGCGTTGATCCGACTGAGATCGCGCCCCACGCCGACGCGGGGATCACGGCCTACCATGCCGTCAAGAAAGCAGTCGACGAACTGAACCCCGGCGACACCACCGTTATCATCGGCGTCGGCGGGCTCGGCCACATCGGGCTCCAGTGCCTCGAGGCGATGAGCGCCGCCGACATCGTCGCCGTCGACATCAAAGACGAAGCGCTCGAGCTGGCCGAAGAGTTAGGCGCTCGCCACACCGTCAACTCCACAGAGGAGGACCTCCCCGACGTGATCGGAGACCTGACCGACGACGAGGGAGCCCAGCAGGTCGTCGACTTCGTTGGGGCCGACGAGACGACCGGATTGGCACCTGAAATCGTCGCCGCTGGCGGCGACCACCATATCGTCGGCTACGGCGGCCACGTCCACGAACCCAGTCAGGCGCTGGTCAACGGCGAGTTCTCGTTCCGCGGTACGTTGGTCGGCAAGTACGCCGAACTCCAGGAACTCGTCGCACTCGTCGACCGCGGCGATGTCGAACTGCGCACCGAGCGCCACGACCTCGACGAGATCAACACGGTCGCCGAACGGCTCGAGCACAACGAAATCGAGGGCCGGGCGGTCGTCCTGCCGCCCTAACAACCGTCTGCTATCGCTCTTCGTCTCACTCCGGAACTGGCCAACCGCCGTGCGGTGGCGCGTGCTGAGCGTCAGTGAGTCATGCGAGGCCCGAACGGAGTGAGGGGTTCGGAAGTGAGCGGTGACCGTCGGGAACCGCGAGCCGATGACGAACTGTCGCTCGAACGCACGCGAGGGATAAGTGAGAAGTGAGCGAGCCTGCGAGTGAACGAATCGGCTGGGAGGGCGTGGAGTCCCTCGTTGCCACGGACGCAGGACGCTCAGTTCACACGTCACCGTTACAATCCAACTCGAGATAGGTATACGTCGTAGCATCCGTCTCGAGGGAGACGATCCCACCGACTCCGGACTGGCACTACCCTCTTGTACGGCCGCCTGATACGCCCTGCATGGCCACCCTCGAGGAGCCCATCGATATCGGCGGCGTCACGATCCCCAACCGGCTCTACCGCGCGCCGCTGCTCGAGTGTGCGGGCAACGGCCCCGACGCGGTCGACACGCTGATCGACGACTTAGAGCCCGCCGCCGAATCGGGCGTCGGCCTCCTCTGTCAGGGCGCGACGATCGTCCGCGGCGAGGGTGGCTGTGCCGCCCCAGGGATGACCCGGGTCCACGACCCCGACTTCGTCTCACGACTGTCACGACTCACCGACCGCATCCACGACCACGGGAGCCGGATCGTTGTCCAACTCGAGCACGGCGGGCTCCGAAGCATGGAGACCTGGCACGCCGAATACAGCGCGGAGCATCCGGACCTCGAGCAACTCGCCGTCTCGGAGCCGCCCTGGCAGTTGCGACTGCTCGATCGGCTAGGATTCCTCGAGTACGATCCGCACGTCCTCACGACGGCGGAGGTGTACGACCTCGCAGCC
This genomic stretch from Natrinema sp. SYSU A 869 harbors:
- a CDS encoding iron-sulfur cluster assembly protein, with product MSTLPSDGSAPTRAAVRDRLDRVTDPELDRSIVELDYVDRIEIDGGRVGVDLTLPTAWCSPAFAWMMAVDACDEVESLPAVENARITLHEHMHEAEINRGVNEGLSFADAFPDADGDVDAVRAELDDKARVARQYDAVETLLDAGLDAEAIVGLRRRDLEHDASKSDGGPPETVAVYVRDHSFAVSVPAEPIERYLEKARETNLVSDPADVLFRTPEGEPIDADSFDLVHRRGRLAQVNMSSQGGICDGLRDAREGRLEGSADD
- a CDS encoding amidohydrolase family protein, with product MYQHNGEEIFVIDGHVHLWDATEENIKHEGGEEFIQCFYDYHTTFTPEERQWDMSEYRQYGAERMVEDLFSNAAVDMGIFQPTYLTDFYEEGFNTTEQNAELATEYPERFVLNGSFDPRDADPGLEYLEELHEKYEIPGVKLYTAEWRGDSKGWRLDDEEAFEFLEKCSELGIENIHAHKGPTIRPLNRDAFDVADVDDAASSFPELNFVVEHVGLPRLDDFCWIAAQENNVYGGLAVAAPFAQNRPGKFSEIMSELLWWLGEDRVIFGSDYAIWNPDWLVEEVLEAELTQDDRMEYGVEWDLETKQKVMGENIADLYDIDIEEKRQAFQNDEISQQFDLEDHYASGEPAPADD
- a CDS encoding NAD(P)-dependent alcohol dehydrogenase; translated protein: MQAARLHEYTEEMSDALSIDDVDRPALERSDQVLVEVEGAGWCQTDNHIIEGMWADYAPQDLPMTLGHENAGIVAETGEEVTLVEEGDPVICHPVQTCGICRPCRLGEDMYCENSAFNGLTIDGGFAEYLQTNERAVIPLPDGVDPTEIAPHADAGITAYHAVKKAVDELNPGDTTVIIGVGGLGHIGLQCLEAMSAADIVAVDIKDEALELAEELGARHTVNSTEEDLPDVIGDLTDDEGAQQVVDFVGADETTGLAPEIVAAGGDHHIVGYGGHVHEPSQALVNGEFSFRGTLVGKYAELQELVALVDRGDVELRTERHDLDEINTVAERLEHNEIEGRAVVLPP